The Mycolicibacterium duvalii DNA window CACGCCCGTGTCCTCCGGCGAGGGCGGCGGCGTCAAGGTCGGCGGCGGTGGCGCCTACCAGGACCAGTTCACCAACCACATGTTCCTGCCCATGCCGGCCAACGTGCCGCCGGCTCCCGACCCGATGCTGGCCCCGCCGCTGCCTGCGCCGCCGATGGCGCCGCCGCCCCCGCCTCCGCCGCCGCCCATGGCGCCCCCGCCGCCCGGCGCGCCTGTCGTGCTGATGGGTCACGAGGCGCCTCCCCCGCCCGGAGCGCCGCTGCCGCCGCCCCCGGCACCGGGAGCGCCGCTGTAAGCGGTTGTCAGCGTCAAAACGGCCCGCGCTAGCGTCTCTGCCGTGATCGTGCTGTTGCCCCCGTCGGAGACCAAGCGCGCCGGCGGCGACGGGGCGCCGCTGCGCCTGGACGCGCTCGGATCTCCGGCCCTGCACGACCTGCGCCGGGAACTGGTCGACGAGCTCATCGCGTTGGCCGCCGATCCGGAGGCCAGCCGTCGGGCGCTCGGTCTCTCGCCGTCGCAAGACACCGAGATCGAACGCAACGCCACGCTGCGCACCGCTCCGACGCTGCCCGCCATCCAGCGCTATACCGGCGTGCTCTACGACGCGTTGGACGTCGGGTCACTCCGCGGGGCCGCTGCGGATCGGGCTGCCTCGCGACTGGCCGTCGGATCCGCGCTGTTCGGTCTGCTCCGTGCCGGCGACCCGATCCCCGCGTATCGGCTGT harbors:
- a CDS encoding NlpC/P60 family protein; the encoded protein is MFALATLLTLVNQVSGTPYVVGGDSPSGTDCSGLVSWVTNAATGRPVYGDRFHTGNIESALLARGFQHGTAPDALVVGWNSGHTAVTLPDGTPVSSGEGGGVKVGGGGAYQDQFTNHMFLPMPANVPPAPDPMLAPPLPAPPMAPPPPPPPPPMAPPPPGAPVVLMGHEAPPPPGAPLPPPPAPGAPL
- the yaaA gene encoding peroxide stress protein YaaA: MIVLLPPSETKRAGGDGAPLRLDALGSPALHDLRRELVDELIALAADPEASRRALGLSPSQDTEIERNATLRTAPTLPAIQRYTGVLYDALDVGSLRGAAADRAASRLAVGSALFGLLRAGDPIPAYRLSASSKLPGRPGLATRWRPVLEPVLDKIAADELVVDLRSGSYAGLGRIAEAVTVTVVAEYTDGRRATVSHFNKAHKGRLARVLATTRSEPTDSAGVAAVARRAGMRVERSDRQLTVVVPA